Proteins encoded within one genomic window of Rhizobium favelukesii:
- a CDS encoding GntR family transcriptional regulator: MQAAVVSVQTALPFGAERPTKLRRVTNAGAIFDRLYADILALRMPPGMLLQEKRIAEEFNVSRTPVREALLRLSEGGLVDIYPQSGTVVSRVPVSAIPEAVVVRKSLEGTTVERAAEVATAGDIDRLNSIISRQRSLAALGDTSAFHDEDEAFHEAVAEIAGYPGIWTILKTVKVQIDRARRLTLPVLGRMDNVVHEHGLIRDAVAAHDVEAARAAMMHHLSAVIPDVDELRVRYPDYFC; this comes from the coding sequence ATGCAGGCAGCAGTTGTTTCCGTTCAAACGGCCTTGCCTTTCGGGGCCGAGAGGCCGACGAAGCTTCGCCGTGTGACGAATGCCGGCGCCATCTTCGATCGGCTCTACGCGGATATACTTGCTCTGCGAATGCCACCCGGCATGCTGTTGCAGGAAAAGCGGATTGCCGAAGAGTTCAATGTCTCGCGCACTCCAGTGCGTGAGGCGCTGCTTCGATTGTCAGAGGGCGGGCTTGTCGATATCTACCCGCAGTCCGGCACGGTCGTGTCGCGGGTGCCGGTCTCTGCGATCCCGGAGGCGGTGGTCGTGCGCAAGTCGCTTGAAGGCACGACCGTCGAACGCGCCGCCGAAGTTGCCACGGCAGGCGATATCGATCGCCTGAATTCCATCATTTCACGACAGAGATCGCTTGCCGCGCTCGGCGATACGTCCGCTTTTCACGACGAGGACGAGGCCTTCCACGAGGCTGTCGCCGAGATTGCCGGCTATCCCGGCATCTGGACGATCCTCAAGACGGTCAAGGTGCAAATCGACCGCGCCCGACGACTGACGCTGCCGGTTCTTGGCCGCATGGACAATGTCGTGCACGAACACGGGCTCATTCGTGACGCAGTCGCTGCCCACGACGTGGAAGCGGCGCGTGCGGCCATGATGCACCACTTGAGCGCCGTCATTCCCGACGTCGACGAGCTTCGCGTCCGGTATCCCGATTATTTCTGCTGA
- a CDS encoding extracellular solute-binding protein has translation MKVTRRTFVGTAAGAAVATMLPLRAFAQAKKPASPVTITIADVAGNLALTQGMFEAYASEKADWVSSFAFTKAPAPELPGKIKAQQAAGKVDIDLVLTGTDALSAGLDQGLWIDLKAHKSELPNLEQILQPQAFKMQSLAKDQGVVITYYPSGPLIEYMPDKVPTPPKSAQELLEWAKANKNRFIYARPANSGPGRTFLMGLPYLLGDSDPRDPAKGWAKTWDYLAALGEHIEYYPTGTGQVMKELGEGTRDIVVSTTGWDINPRALGIVPAEAKVQKLDGFHWVTDAHYAVVPKGVSDEKIGVLIDVLNYILQPKQQAIAYDAGYFYPGPAVKDVTLEMAPQESQDTIKEFGRPEYADWIANNPLEVPLEPKQLVEAFRIWDEKIGAKKG, from the coding sequence ATGAAAGTCACCCGCAGAACATTCGTCGGCACCGCAGCGGGCGCTGCTGTTGCAACCATGCTGCCGCTGAGGGCGTTTGCGCAGGCCAAGAAACCGGCAAGCCCCGTCACCATCACGATTGCAGATGTCGCCGGCAACCTGGCGCTGACGCAGGGCATGTTCGAGGCCTACGCCTCGGAAAAGGCGGACTGGGTTTCCAGCTTCGCCTTCACAAAGGCACCGGCACCAGAACTGCCTGGCAAGATCAAGGCGCAGCAGGCGGCCGGCAAAGTCGATATCGATCTCGTCCTGACGGGAACGGACGCGCTTTCGGCGGGCCTTGATCAGGGACTTTGGATCGATCTGAAGGCACACAAGTCGGAGCTGCCCAACCTCGAGCAGATCCTGCAGCCGCAGGCCTTCAAGATGCAGTCCCTTGCCAAGGATCAGGGCGTCGTCATCACCTATTATCCCTCAGGCCCACTCATCGAATATATGCCTGACAAGGTACCCACGCCGCCGAAATCGGCGCAAGAACTGCTTGAATGGGCGAAGGCAAACAAGAACCGCTTCATCTATGCTCGGCCGGCCAATTCGGGCCCTGGCCGCACCTTCCTCATGGGCTTGCCATACCTGCTTGGCGACAGTGATCCTCGCGATCCCGCCAAGGGCTGGGCAAAAACGTGGGACTATCTCGCCGCACTTGGCGAGCACATTGAGTATTATCCGACGGGCACTGGCCAGGTGATGAAGGAGCTTGGCGAGGGGACGCGCGACATCGTCGTATCGACGACCGGCTGGGACATCAATCCGCGGGCACTCGGCATTGTTCCAGCCGAGGCGAAGGTGCAAAAGCTCGACGGCTTCCATTGGGTCACGGACGCCCACTACGCGGTCGTCCCGAAAGGCGTCTCGGACGAGAAGATCGGCGTGCTGATCGACGTGCTTAACTACATCCTGCAGCCCAAACAGCAGGCGATCGCCTACGATGCCGGCTATTTCTATCCGGGTCCGGCCGTGAAGGACGTCACCCTCGAGATGGCGCCGCAGGAAAGCCAGGACACGATCAAGGAGTTCGGCCGTCCCGAATATGCCGACTGGATTGCCAACAATCC